A window from Thalassophryne amazonica chromosome 15, fThaAma1.1, whole genome shotgun sequence encodes these proteins:
- the LOC117525666 gene encoding endonuclease V-like isoform X2 encodes MSAPADDLVKLWESKQTQLRQQVVEEDTEDWQKIPGFCGLERVGGVDLSFIKGDDVNACAQLVVLSYPDLEVLYEDSQMVALTAPYIAGFLAFRETPFLLDALQRLERNQPQLMPQVVFVDGNGLFHYREFGLACHLGVLSGLPCVGVAKNLLQVDGVYKNEEHQTQMAALQRGGDSFPLTAASGKVLGKALRSSEKSLKPVYVSVGHKISLDTAVRLTHACCCYRGPRAIRQADCRSREYLRIKFPPTDT; translated from the exons ATGTCCGCTCCTGCCGACGATTTGGTCAAGCTGTGGGAAAG TAAACAGACGCAGCTCAGACAGCAAGTGGTGGAGGAGGACACAGAGGACTGGCAGAAGATCCCAGGTTTCTGCGGCCTGGAGAGAGTTGGTGGAGTGGACCTTTCCTTCATTAAAGGGGATGATGTCAATGCCTGTGCACAGCTTGTGGTTCTGAGCTACCCTGACCTGGAG GTTCTGTATGAGGACAGTCAGATGGTGGCACTGACAGCCCCCTACATAGCTGGATTTTTGGCTTTCAGAGAAACCCCTTTCCTCTTGGATGCCCTGCAGAGGCTGGAAAGGAACCAGCCCCAACTTATGCCTCAG GTGGTGTTTGTGGATGGAAACGGCCTCTTTCACTACAGAG AGTTTGGTTTAGCGTGTCACCTGGGAGTGCTGTCAGGGCTGCCCTGTGTGGGTGTGGCTAAGAACCTGCTGCAGGTGGATGGTGTGTATAAGAATGAAGAGCATCAGACACAG ATGGCTGCATTGCAACGAGGAGGAGACAGCTTCCCCCTCACTGCTGCCTCAGGCAAAGTGCTCGGAAAG GCGTTGCGGAGCTCGGAGAAAAGCTTGAAGCCTGTCTATGTGTCTGTCGGCCACAAGATCAGCCTGGACACCGCCGTACGCCTCACACACGCCTGCTGTTGCTACCGGGGTCCCCGAGCCATCAGACAG